In the Gallaecimonas pentaromativorans genome, one interval contains:
- a CDS encoding TonB-dependent receptor, with amino-acid sequence MKQRSLPLLPIALGVQLALSGGAFAADKAKDGDKDMEAITVTASADASADGLIGAYAGGQVARGQKAGLLGTTDYMDSPFSGLAFTDQYMKDIQAQGIGDVIQNDPGVRVARGFGNFQESYFIRGFTLSSDEIAYNGLYGVLPRQYVAAELIERVEVLRGASAFLNGMAPGGGAIGGSINLVPKRASNDEKTDITLGFNDQGQGYGAADISRRFGSDGQHGIRVNVAHRDGDTGVDGEKEKTDLASLGYDWRGERARVSADATFQEHKLYGGRPNVTLSGTSDVPAPPKADANYAQDWTHSNEKDWFGTLRGEYDLSDNITAWAAVGGRYSKEDNSLANLYVTNSQSGDALTYRADNAREDTVYSGEVGLRGHFDTGSVSHKWVVAGSYYDLDSKNAYAWSSYLGLATNLYHPVQLARPITDGYAGGDMSDPRTTSTTKLPSLAFSDTLGFLDDKLLLTLGGRYQHMDLRSYAYGTADQTSKYSKSRFSPSAGLVYKATDAVSLYANYIEALAQGDTAGTTTLNPGTMLAPYVSKQKELGVKVDTGSLGGTFAVFTTSKPGGYVNEQNIFGEYGKDRHRGAELTIFGEPVEGLRVLGGVTYLDAKQKDVSIAANEGNRVIGTAKWQGNLGLQWDLPWVYGLSLDMQAISTGARYADAANTLEVAGWTRYDLGAKYGTTVMNHDVTFHARLENLTDKEYWASVGGYPGNGYLVQGAPRTFSLSASMAF; translated from the coding sequence GTGAAGCAACGCTCCCTCCCTCTTCTCCCGATAGCCCTTGGTGTTCAACTGGCCTTAAGTGGCGGCGCCTTTGCGGCCGACAAAGCCAAAGATGGCGACAAGGACATGGAAGCCATCACCGTTACCGCCAGCGCTGACGCCAGTGCTGACGGCCTTATCGGCGCTTACGCCGGCGGCCAAGTGGCCCGTGGCCAAAAAGCCGGTCTGCTGGGCACCACCGACTACATGGACAGCCCCTTTAGCGGCCTGGCCTTTACCGACCAGTACATGAAGGACATCCAGGCCCAGGGCATTGGCGATGTCATTCAAAACGACCCCGGTGTGCGGGTGGCGCGCGGTTTTGGCAACTTCCAGGAAAGCTACTTTATCCGCGGCTTTACCCTTTCTTCTGACGAAATCGCCTACAACGGCCTTTATGGCGTGCTGCCACGCCAATACGTGGCGGCGGAGCTGATTGAGCGGGTTGAAGTGCTGCGCGGCGCCAGCGCCTTTTTGAATGGCATGGCCCCCGGTGGCGGCGCCATCGGCGGCAGCATCAACCTGGTGCCCAAGCGCGCCAGTAACGACGAGAAAACCGACATCACCCTCGGCTTTAACGACCAGGGCCAGGGCTACGGCGCTGCCGATATCAGCCGCCGCTTCGGCAGCGACGGCCAGCACGGTATCCGGGTTAACGTCGCTCACCGTGACGGCGACACCGGCGTAGACGGCGAGAAGGAAAAAACCGACCTGGCTTCACTGGGTTATGACTGGCGCGGCGAGCGGGCCCGGGTGTCGGCCGATGCCACCTTCCAGGAGCACAAGCTGTACGGCGGCCGCCCCAATGTGACCTTGTCTGGCACCAGCGACGTACCGGCGCCGCCCAAGGCCGATGCCAACTACGCCCAGGACTGGACCCACTCCAACGAGAAAGACTGGTTCGGCACCCTGCGCGGCGAATACGATCTGAGTGACAACATCACCGCCTGGGCTGCGGTGGGTGGCCGTTACTCCAAGGAAGACAACTCCCTGGCCAACCTCTATGTCACCAACAGCCAAAGCGGCGATGCGTTGACATATAGAGCCGACAACGCCCGTGAAGATACGGTGTACAGCGGCGAAGTGGGGCTGCGCGGCCATTTTGATACCGGCTCGGTCAGTCATAAATGGGTGGTTGCCGGCTCCTATTACGATCTGGACTCCAAAAACGCCTACGCCTGGAGCAGCTATCTGGGCCTGGCCACCAACCTGTACCACCCGGTGCAGCTGGCCCGCCCCATCACCGACGGCTATGCCGGCGGTGACATGAGCGACCCCAGAACCACCAGCACCACCAAGCTGCCGAGCCTGGCTTTCTCCGACACCCTGGGCTTTTTGGATGACAAACTGCTGCTGACCTTAGGTGGCCGTTACCAGCATATGGACCTGCGCAGCTACGCCTACGGCACCGCCGACCAGACCAGCAAGTACAGCAAGTCGCGCTTCTCGCCCTCGGCCGGGCTGGTGTATAAGGCCACCGATGCTGTCTCCCTGTATGCCAACTACATCGAGGCCTTGGCCCAGGGCGATACCGCCGGTACCACTACCCTGAACCCCGGCACCATGCTGGCGCCTTATGTCTCCAAGCAAAAAGAGCTGGGGGTGAAGGTAGATACCGGCAGCTTAGGGGGCACTTTTGCGGTCTTTACCACCTCCAAGCCTGGCGGTTATGTCAACGAGCAAAATATCTTTGGCGAATACGGCAAAGACCGCCATCGCGGCGCCGAGTTGACCATCTTTGGCGAGCCGGTTGAAGGGCTGCGGGTGCTGGGTGGGGTAACCTACCTTGATGCCAAGCAAAAGGATGTCAGCATCGCCGCCAACGAAGGCAACCGGGTGATTGGTACCGCCAAGTGGCAGGGTAACCTTGGCCTGCAATGGGACCTGCCCTGGGTCTATGGCCTGAGCCTGGATATGCAAGCCATCAGCACCGGTGCCCGTTATGCCGATGCCGCCAACACCCTGGAAGTGGCTGGCTGGACCCGCTATGACCTTGGCGCCAAATACGGCACCACGGTGATGAACCACGACGTGACCTTCCACGCCCGTCTGGAAAACCTCACCGACAAAGAATATTGGGCGTCAGTGGGTGGCTACCCCGGCAATGGTTACCTGGTGCAGGGCGCGCCCCGCACCTTCAGCCTGAGCGCCAGCATGGCGTTTTGA
- a CDS encoding S9 family peptidase: protein MKSRVSMLGVGVSLALVTLGASAVTKDDYARAEKFLSYKTQPLVDHDVRSAHWFNDRQFWFVDTDHELKTYLRMDVASLKPEPLFDQNKLAKAIDKVRAKAAAKDKKAKDKPKALDASKLAISEIRLPTDGHIQLTLEGAVYSCDYPALNACQSGELSALLAGNKDQADISKLHGVTSPDGKKVAFIRDWNLWEHDIASGKERQLTTDGVKDFGYATDNAGWMHSEQAVLVWSPDSKRIATYQQDQRKVADFVLASAELGNPKIEKWKYPFAGDEHVFMLRRVVIDVAKAKVVPLQMDADYRRSTLCDDVSCGGHGAWDDVQWAADSNSLAFVSTSRDHKHEWVRIANPDTGAIFTSFEESVPTYFESGVKGVSWRYLSASQQILWYSERSDWGNLYLYDIKSGKLINPVTSGQGPVVDVKHLDPNQREVWFTAVGREQGVNPYYRQFYKAPLDGGQPLLLTPEAADHSISVSEDGSYFVDSYSTPTTPAVTVLRSASDGKVLATLAKADISRLKAAGWVAPEQITVTGRDGKTPLYGLMFKPTNFDPNKTYPIIDYVYPGPQTGSVRGRSFLAARADHQALAELGFIVVAIDGMGTPWRSKSFHDTWYGDMGDNTLPDQVKAVKELGAKYKWIDMSRIGIWGHSGGGNTTADAMFRYPDFFKVGWAESGNHDNRIYEADWGERYQGLLVKNADGTTSYDNQSNPALVKNLKGKLMLTYGTLDDNVPPQNTQVVIEALIKANKKFDMMAIPNARHAYGYATPYITKARWDYFIEHLAGGTSGDYSLKAWPWY, encoded by the coding sequence ATGAAGAGCAGAGTCTCGATGCTGGGGGTTGGCGTGTCGCTGGCCCTGGTAACCCTGGGCGCCAGCGCGGTAACAAAAGACGATTACGCCAGGGCGGAGAAATTCCTGAGTTATAAAACCCAGCCGCTGGTGGACCACGATGTACGCAGCGCCCACTGGTTCAACGACCGCCAGTTCTGGTTTGTCGACACCGACCACGAGCTGAAAACCTACCTGCGCATGGATGTGGCCAGCCTCAAGCCCGAGCCACTGTTCGACCAGAACAAGCTGGCCAAGGCCATCGATAAGGTGCGCGCCAAGGCCGCTGCCAAAGACAAAAAAGCCAAAGACAAGCCCAAGGCCCTGGACGCCAGCAAGCTGGCCATCTCCGAGATCCGCCTGCCAACAGACGGCCATATCCAACTGACCCTCGAAGGCGCGGTTTACAGCTGCGATTACCCCGCCCTTAACGCCTGCCAAAGCGGTGAGCTAAGTGCGCTCTTGGCCGGCAACAAAGACCAGGCCGACATCAGCAAGCTGCACGGCGTTACCTCGCCGGATGGCAAGAAGGTGGCCTTTATCCGCGACTGGAACCTCTGGGAGCATGACATTGCCAGTGGCAAGGAGCGCCAGCTCACCACCGATGGGGTGAAGGACTTTGGCTACGCCACCGACAACGCCGGCTGGATGCACTCAGAGCAAGCGGTGCTGGTGTGGTCCCCCGATTCCAAGCGCATCGCCACCTACCAGCAAGATCAGCGCAAGGTTGCCGATTTTGTGCTGGCCAGCGCCGAGCTGGGCAACCCCAAGATTGAGAAATGGAAGTACCCCTTCGCCGGCGACGAGCATGTGTTTATGCTGCGCCGGGTGGTGATTGATGTGGCCAAGGCCAAGGTGGTGCCGCTGCAAATGGACGCGGACTATCGCCGCTCCACCCTTTGCGACGATGTCAGCTGCGGCGGCCACGGCGCCTGGGACGACGTGCAATGGGCTGCCGACAGCAATAGCCTGGCTTTTGTTTCCACCTCCCGTGACCACAAACACGAGTGGGTGCGCATTGCCAACCCCGATACCGGCGCCATCTTCACCTCTTTTGAAGAGTCGGTACCCACTTACTTTGAAAGCGGCGTCAAAGGCGTGAGCTGGCGTTATCTCTCGGCCAGCCAGCAAATTCTCTGGTACTCCGAGCGCAGCGACTGGGGCAACCTGTATCTCTACGACATCAAGTCCGGCAAGCTGATTAACCCGGTCACCAGCGGCCAAGGCCCGGTGGTGGATGTCAAACACTTAGACCCCAACCAGCGGGAAGTCTGGTTTACCGCCGTCGGCCGGGAACAGGGCGTTAACCCTTACTATCGCCAGTTCTACAAGGCGCCGCTGGACGGTGGCCAACCGCTGTTGCTGACCCCGGAAGCGGCTGACCACAGCATCAGCGTCTCTGAAGATGGCAGCTACTTTGTCGACAGCTACTCCACCCCCACCACCCCGGCGGTAACGGTGCTGCGCTCGGCAAGTGATGGCAAGGTGTTGGCGACCCTCGCCAAAGCGGATATCTCCCGTCTCAAGGCTGCTGGCTGGGTAGCGCCGGAGCAAATTACCGTGACCGGCCGTGACGGCAAAACCCCCCTCTACGGGCTGATGTTCAAACCGACGAACTTTGACCCGAATAAAACCTACCCCATCATCGATTACGTCTATCCGGGCCCGCAAACCGGCTCGGTTCGGGGCCGCAGCTTCCTGGCTGCTCGCGCCGACCACCAGGCCCTGGCGGAGCTTGGCTTTATCGTGGTGGCCATCGACGGCATGGGCACCCCTTGGCGCTCTAAATCCTTCCACGACACCTGGTATGGCGACATGGGCGACAACACCCTGCCGGATCAGGTTAAAGCGGTAAAAGAGCTGGGCGCCAAATACAAGTGGATAGACATGAGCCGCATCGGTATCTGGGGCCACTCCGGTGGCGGCAACACCACTGCCGATGCCATGTTCCGCTACCCCGATTTCTTCAAGGTGGGTTGGGCCGAGTCTGGCAACCACGACAACCGTATCTATGAGGCGGACTGGGGCGAGCGCTACCAAGGCCTGCTGGTGAAAAACGCCGACGGCACCACCAGCTACGACAACCAGTCCAACCCGGCGCTGGTGAAAAACCTCAAAGGTAAGTTGATGCTCACCTACGGCACCCTGGACGACAACGTGCCGCCCCAGAACACCCAGGTGGTGATTGAGGCCCTTATCAAGGCCAACAAGAAGTTCGACATGATGGCCATTCCCAATGCCCGCCATGCTTACGGCTATGCCACGCCTTACATTACCAAGGCGCGTTGGGATTACTTTATCGAGCACCTGGCTGGCGGCACCAGTGGCGATTACAGCCTCAAAGCCTGGCCCTGGTACTAA
- a CDS encoding AraC family transcriptional regulator — protein MTDSNLVPLLAELAPLEGYNLTPLDDVRLLRSNRPLARTPVLYDPGIVFVLQGTKRGFFGDQVYLYDAEHYLAVSVPVPFTMETDASAEAPLLAIYMHLDLPVVAELLLQMLQGGASFDHPPTGMQSTPLDGTLRLSLLRLLKALRSPLEAKLLGPGLVREIYFHVLAGEQGGQLRSALTQQGAFGQISQALRHIHGHFAEHLEVAALAGLAGMSQATFHSHFRAVTQTSPMQYLKSIRLHQARLLMVREGINAAAAAIAVGYESPSQFSREFKRLFALTPQQEARRLRQAFALPPKAAGDFIASH, from the coding sequence ATGACCGATTCAAACCTTGTCCCGCTGCTGGCCGAGCTGGCCCCCCTTGAGGGCTACAACCTGACGCCCCTGGATGACGTGCGCCTGCTGCGCTCCAATCGCCCCCTGGCCCGCACCCCGGTGCTGTATGACCCAGGCATTGTGTTTGTGCTGCAAGGCACCAAACGCGGCTTTTTTGGCGACCAGGTGTATCTCTACGACGCCGAGCACTACCTGGCGGTGTCGGTGCCGGTGCCCTTTACCATGGAAACCGATGCCAGCGCGGAGGCGCCGCTGCTGGCCATTTACATGCACCTGGATTTACCGGTGGTGGCCGAGCTGTTGCTGCAAATGCTGCAAGGGGGCGCGAGCTTCGACCACCCGCCGACCGGCATGCAATCCACGCCCCTTGATGGCACCTTGCGCCTGTCTTTGCTGCGGCTGCTCAAAGCCCTTCGCAGCCCGCTGGAGGCAAAGCTTCTGGGGCCTGGGCTGGTGCGGGAGATTTACTTTCATGTGTTGGCCGGGGAGCAGGGCGGCCAGCTGCGCTCGGCGCTAACCCAGCAAGGGGCCTTTGGCCAAATCTCCCAGGCCCTTCGCCATATCCATGGCCATTTTGCCGAGCACCTGGAGGTGGCAGCGCTTGCCGGCCTTGCTGGTATGAGCCAGGCCACCTTTCACAGCCACTTTCGCGCCGTTACCCAAACCTCGCCCATGCAGTACCTAAAATCCATCCGCCTGCATCAGGCGCGGCTGTTGATGGTGCGTGAAGGGATAAACGCCGCTGCGGCCGCCATTGCCGTGGGGTACGAGAGCCCGTCGCAGTTCAGCCGCGAGTTTAAAAGGCTGTTTGCGTTAACGCCCCAGCAGGAGGCGCGGCGGCTGCGCCAGGCTTTTGCCTTGCCGCCCAAGGCGGCGGGGGACTTTATTGCCTCGCATTGA
- a CDS encoding oxidoreductase, producing the protein MKTLLITGVSSGFGQALAQQALKAGHKVLGTVRSQAALDSFAALAPGRAHGALLDVTDFARIPALVAELEARHGAIDVLVNNAGYGHEGIFEEASLEQMRHQFDVNLWGAVAMMKALVPRFRARRAGHIINITSMGGFITMPGISDYCASKFALEAFSETLSQELAGFNIAVTAVAPGSFRTDWAGRSMVRSERAIADYDALFDPVRQARQQKSGKQLGAPQKAAEAILALISHPKPPAHLLLGSDALALVQQKLASLGASFEEWQALTRSTDG; encoded by the coding sequence ATGAAAACCTTACTTATTACCGGTGTTAGCAGCGGCTTTGGCCAGGCCCTGGCCCAGCAGGCCCTGAAAGCTGGCCACAAGGTGCTGGGCACAGTGCGCAGCCAAGCGGCTCTTGATAGCTTTGCCGCCCTGGCGCCAGGGCGCGCCCATGGCGCCTTGCTGGACGTTACCGATTTTGCCCGCATCCCGGCCCTGGTAGCCGAGCTTGAAGCGCGCCATGGCGCCATTGATGTGCTGGTTAACAACGCCGGCTACGGCCACGAAGGCATCTTTGAAGAAGCCAGCCTGGAGCAGATGCGCCACCAGTTCGACGTAAACCTCTGGGGCGCAGTGGCGATGATGAAGGCGCTGGTTCCGCGTTTTCGGGCGCGCCGCGCCGGGCACATCATCAACATCACCTCCATGGGCGGCTTTATCACCATGCCTGGCATCAGCGATTACTGCGCCAGCAAGTTCGCCTTGGAGGCCTTTAGCGAGACCTTAAGCCAGGAGCTGGCCGGCTTTAACATCGCCGTGACCGCCGTGGCGCCGGGCTCCTTTCGCACCGACTGGGCCGGCCGCTCCATGGTGCGAAGCGAGCGCGCCATCGCCGATTACGACGCCCTCTTTGACCCGGTGCGCCAGGCCCGCCAGCAAAAAAGCGGCAAGCAATTGGGCGCCCCGCAAAAGGCCGCCGAGGCGATCCTCGCGCTTATCAGCCACCCCAAGCCCCCGGCCCACTTGCTGCTGGGCAGCGACGCCCTGGCCCTGGTGCAGCAAAAGCTGGCAAGCCTTGGCGCCAGTTTTGAGGAGTGGCAGGCCCTCACCCGCTCCACCGACGGATAA
- a CDS encoding LysR family transcriptional regulator has translation MDRFQEMQVLIAVSEQESFSAAAQRLGMSAPSVTRAISAMESRLGILLLARTTRSVRLTDAGRRYVEDCKRILSELHEAEELAAGNQTKACGQLLVTAPVLFGELYVVPLMAQYLAKHSEVNINAMLVDRVVNLIDEGVDVAFRIGNLPDGGMCAVTVGHIRPVICAAPSFLDRRTRPARPSDLIDAPVVQSSASALLTEWQFQTGQGTLSFHPQSRLVVNSNQAAINAASLGWGFTRVLSYQVADKVAAGELEIVLDEFETPPLPIRLFYQGGRMLPAKVTTFVDHCVAALKANPALQLQGRS, from the coding sequence GTGGATAGGTTTCAAGAAATGCAGGTGCTTATCGCGGTGTCGGAGCAGGAAAGTTTCAGCGCCGCAGCGCAGCGGTTGGGGATGTCTGCGCCCAGCGTCACCAGGGCCATTTCAGCCATGGAAAGCCGACTCGGTATATTGTTGCTGGCCCGCACCACCCGCAGTGTTCGCCTCACCGATGCCGGCCGGCGTTATGTGGAAGACTGCAAACGTATTCTGAGCGAGCTCCATGAGGCAGAAGAACTGGCAGCCGGTAACCAAACCAAGGCTTGCGGCCAGTTGCTGGTCACGGCGCCAGTGCTCTTTGGCGAACTTTATGTGGTTCCGTTGATGGCACAGTACTTGGCCAAGCATTCTGAGGTTAACATCAACGCCATGCTGGTCGACCGGGTAGTCAACCTCATCGATGAGGGGGTCGACGTGGCCTTTCGTATCGGCAACCTGCCTGACGGCGGCATGTGCGCAGTAACGGTGGGCCATATCCGGCCGGTTATCTGTGCCGCGCCGTCCTTCCTTGACCGCCGCACGCGTCCTGCTCGCCCCAGCGACCTCATCGATGCACCGGTAGTGCAATCCTCGGCAAGTGCCCTGCTTACCGAATGGCAGTTCCAAACCGGCCAGGGCACCTTGAGTTTTCACCCCCAGTCCCGGTTGGTGGTTAACTCCAATCAGGCGGCCATTAACGCGGCCAGCCTGGGCTGGGGCTTTACTAGGGTGCTGTCCTATCAGGTGGCGGACAAGGTGGCAGCTGGCGAGTTGGAAATTGTTCTGGATGAGTTTGAAACGCCGCCCCTGCCCATAAGACTCTTCTATCAAGGCGGGCGAATGCTGCCAGCAAAGGTGACCACCTTTGTCGACCACTGTGTGGCGGCACTCAAGGCCAACCCGGCTCTGCAATTACAGGGCAGGAGCTGA
- a CDS encoding LysR family transcriptional regulator, with the protein MDRFQEMTIFRAISQTDSLAGAARTLALSEATVSRALGNLERRLGATFAERSTQGIVLTKAGKAFAERCAHILDATISAADSAKGIHGEASGQLILAMPLIMAQQLFLPVLLEYLKAYPKMNLSLRCVETPVNLHEQGIDLAVTLGAQPDSSAFALPLGQVRPLFCATPAYLAKHGTLKSLEQIALHPLVQSRAYSQQLDWRTPELAQLKCRPILSCTTQQGAISAVKEGLGIGRFSSHEVYHELQQGLLVELLAGSTEPARPVYLVYREGRKAAARIRSFIDFVLPLMRAHPAITPQ; encoded by the coding sequence GTGGACCGGTTCCAGGAAATGACGATTTTCAGGGCAATCAGCCAAACCGACAGCCTCGCTGGCGCGGCGCGGACCTTGGCATTATCGGAGGCGACAGTCAGCCGCGCCCTTGGCAACCTGGAGCGGCGCCTAGGCGCAACTTTTGCTGAGCGCAGCACCCAGGGCATAGTGTTGACCAAAGCAGGGAAAGCCTTTGCCGAACGCTGCGCCCATATCCTTGACGCCACTATCTCGGCGGCCGATTCAGCCAAAGGCATACATGGAGAAGCCAGCGGCCAACTGATCCTGGCGATGCCGCTGATAATGGCACAGCAACTTTTTTTGCCGGTCCTGCTTGAGTACCTAAAAGCCTATCCCAAGATGAATTTGTCACTGCGTTGCGTCGAGACCCCAGTCAACCTCCACGAACAGGGGATCGACCTGGCCGTAACCCTGGGGGCGCAGCCCGATTCATCGGCCTTTGCCCTGCCCCTAGGCCAAGTACGCCCACTTTTTTGCGCCACCCCTGCTTATTTGGCGAAACACGGCACACTCAAGAGCCTGGAGCAGATCGCTCTACACCCTCTGGTGCAGTCCCGGGCCTACTCCCAGCAGCTGGACTGGCGCACCCCCGAGCTTGCACAGCTTAAGTGCAGGCCCATTTTGTCCTGCACAACTCAGCAAGGGGCCATCAGTGCCGTTAAAGAGGGGCTAGGTATCGGCCGTTTTTCAAGCCACGAGGTTTACCATGAGCTTCAACAAGGGCTGCTGGTTGAACTTTTGGCTGGGTCAACCGAACCTGCCCGCCCCGTATACCTGGTTTACCGCGAAGGCCGCAAAGCGGCGGCACGGATACGCTCCTTTATCGATTTTGTACTGCCGCTGATGCGGGCCCACCCGGCCATAACACCACAATGA
- a CDS encoding glutathione S-transferase family protein, producing MTNAIKLYRHPLSGHSHRVELMLSLLGQHTEIINVDLAKGAHKQPEFLALNSFGQVPVIDDNGTVLADSNAILVYLAKRYGKGKWLPEEPVAAAKTQRWMSVVAGQIAYGPARARLVTVFGAPYHAPDLIAQSHSLFNVLEQELGQSAFLVGNEATIADIAAYAYIAHAPEGNVSLSDYPHVRAWLKRIEALPDFVPMQKTAVGLQSL from the coding sequence ATGACCAACGCCATCAAACTTTATCGCCATCCCCTGTCCGGCCATTCTCATCGTGTCGAGCTGATGTTGTCTTTGCTGGGGCAGCACACTGAAATCATCAATGTCGATTTAGCCAAGGGCGCCCATAAACAGCCCGAGTTCTTGGCACTCAACAGCTTTGGCCAGGTACCGGTTATCGACGATAACGGCACAGTACTGGCAGACTCCAACGCCATTTTGGTGTATCTGGCCAAGCGCTACGGCAAAGGCAAATGGCTGCCAGAAGAGCCGGTGGCCGCCGCCAAAACCCAGCGCTGGATGTCGGTGGTTGCGGGGCAGATAGCCTATGGCCCAGCTCGCGCCCGTCTGGTGACTGTTTTTGGTGCCCCATACCATGCCCCTGACCTCATCGCACAATCTCACAGCCTGTTTAACGTGTTGGAGCAGGAGCTAGGGCAAAGCGCCTTCCTCGTGGGGAACGAGGCCACCATCGCAGACATCGCGGCATACGCCTACATTGCCCATGCTCCCGAAGGCAACGTGTCGCTGTCAGACTACCCCCATGTTCGGGCCTGGCTAAAACGTATCGAAGCCCTGCCTGATTTCGTGCCGATGCAGAAAACTGCTGTCGGCCTGCAAAGCCTCTAA